The Oryza brachyantha chromosome 6, ObraRS2, whole genome shotgun sequence region CTTTTTGAGACAGGAAATAAACATAAGGAATGTTTATTTAGGTGAAAAAAATGCTTTGCTCatattacataaattttaaacattctGAACATTACCTAAATTGTtttgattcaaaattttgagccTAAATCAAAAGCAATTCAATTCTTTTTGGGAGAAAACAAGTAAATCATAAGGAATGTCTTATTAaggaataataatttttaaacatatcaTCGCCTAAATTgttttggttgaaaattttgaatttctttcataaataatagtattttaatgaaagactgcaaaaatatggtatgtagtgaaaaattacaaaagtgTATGCCTATCGAACGAGCCATGTCGACTGAGGTCCTATTGGCCTCCTCCAGACTGACTTGGATCCTGTCATTATTTCGTTGGTATGTTTCGGTCCAACATTGGTTCATTGGATCCAAAAATAATGGGACGCGACTTATTAAACACCCACATGCTGATACGTTCCATTGTCAACCACCCATAGAGCTACTGGTCCTGTCGTTCTGCTCGCATTCGACAGGTCCTGTCGGCCAACCATCCTCGACAGGGTCAGGTGGCGGGCTTAGAATGGACCCTGTTGATTAGCCCTCCTAGGCTGACGGCTAATAGGTGCCAGTCGTTCGTCCCTAGTTTGATAGACTTCTATTTTTACGGCTTCCACACTCCAACCCACAAACCTGCAATTTTGCATTGTAATActattactttaaaaaaccaaaccttTTTTTAGCAAGTTCTTTTACTGCAAGTAAAATTTGAAGACCAAACTAGATGATGCGGGACTAGCCACAgttgcaaatattttgtttataaagtATTGAGTACCAACTTCGAAATAATCTTTTGTCATATAGCGTGAGCTATAAATGATTTTTAACATAGATTCTGCGGATGTGCACGGGCATTCTTTCTTGTTTAATTAGATACTACATATAGAGACAAAAACTCATTCATCCCAATGATAAAAACTGCTCTCACTGATCATGGAAACTTATGatgaaaacattaaaaatataatgattaaACAGCTCTCACAGCATGGTTTCACATGTGGGCCCGACTCTGGCATTCGAACAGGTACAGTCACAGATAGGGAGAAAACTAGACTTTGCCCAAATAACATATGTAAATGAGTTTAGCCAAAATGCTACTCatacggaggtagtacattgtaatactttattttattgtattgtatTTTCTGCTCTATTTTTCAATGGGAATGAATGTATATGTTGGGTTGCCAACTTGGGATTGGAGTGAGGTTAACAAGACGAGCCTTCTTGTGTCCTGTTCACTGTCTCGTTACACCGTCACCAACTTGCCCCCACTTTATCCCGCTGGCGTGGCGCCACTGCATGCTGAGTTGCCTCAGGAAATCTCAATCTAGGATATTTATTTACGTTGGATTAAAAATGGACGATGTACATCAAGTGCTACAGATTACCGTAACGGCTACAATGCCTCTGCTCTAGTATTCGACATtgttaatggtattttttaactGTTTTTCTCACATATACAGTGCTATGTGCAGACGATGCCGCTACTGTAAGGAGGTTGGGTATTCGCATTCCTTCGTAacgaaaaaaggaaaaaatggcATATATCTGCTCTaatgaaattatttatgaTCTTATTTGTTGGATTGCATTTGGAATAATGCCGGTTGTTTAAGATGGCATAATCCCAATTATGTTAGACGTTCCAGCATCCAATCAACAGCTCAAAAGTAAAAACCAACATCGTGTGAGAGCAAGCAATCCAGCCCTAATCGCCCAATATTTCAATATAGAAACGAAGAGAGAAGTAGAGGGGCTTCATTTTTTGGCTTTTcaagaaaaagccaaacgaaatatttataaacaaaaaataatttataaataaaatctttatatatgtattcttaacaatGTAAAAGCCATggctgaaaaacaaaaacctaAAGATCAATGGTAAATTTAAGgtgaagatttaaattttactttataagCACAAGTAGTGAAAACATGAGGCCATCAGAAGAGAAGCAAGTAGTGGGAGATCAGAGAAGTAGAGCTTGAGCTAGGACAAGCCGTGGAAGAAGAAGctggtttttgtttttctgtttggttctCTTCTGTTTTTACCAAGCTTCACAGCTAAGAGGAAGACGAaagataaaagtttttttttgcttttttaatgataaacgataaaactaaataatgcatagacaaaaattattttagaaaggtgagataataaatatctatataaaaatattttaaaaaatacaccgtctAACGTTCGAAAAACATGCAAAgaaggttgaaaaaaaatctgattaaAAGAACCAGCCTAGGTGGGACAAAGGACAGCCCATACAAAGAGGCACAATGTAGCCGAGCTTGGGCCCATCTGGCTGGCAGTGACTCGTTTCGGCTCGTGTTGTTCCGCTAATTCGGCCCACCATAGAAGCCCAGCCCAAGTAGCGGTAGCACACGTCCACACCTCCTAGATCCACGCCATTTTCCTTCCTCCCCAAAAAGCCCCCCAcatcgtcgtcggcgacctccgccgccgcgcgatCCCGTCGAGCTCCCTCCCCCGTCGTCATCGTTATCCAGCGCAGCCGCCTCCGGTACCCCGGGGCTCCATCGGGATCGGGATTTGAGAGGGGGTGTGACGATGAGGGGGGATTGATCGCGTCATCGGGCGGAGAGGATGCCGTGCTGCAGCGCGGTGCtgagcgccgcggcggcggcggccgcggccagcCGCACGCCGCCGTGGCTGCACCGCCTCCACGCCAAGGGGGGGCTCTCCTTCCCCTCCAACCTCCACATCGACGACCTCCTGTACGGCCAACGCCGGGGCCtacctccgccaccgccggcgccgccgtcttctTCCGCCGTCCCCAAGGAGCCACCGCCGTCTACCAAGCCTAAGCAGCCCAAgaccaagcagcagcagcagcagcagccgccgccgccgccgccgcagaagCCACCCCAAGGTAGCACCAACCCCTCCCTACCAAAccctagcagcagcagcaaccccCAACCTCCGCAGCTGCAGCTCTCCAACGTCGTCGCCGATCTCTTCGTCACCCCGTCCTCCGCTCCTCTGCCCCTCCAGTCCATCAAAGCCTTCCGCAAGCAGAATCGGCCCCGTCCTAGGCTTGACAAGTCCTCTCGCCCCACCAAGGCGAACAAGGACAAGGCCAAGGTCAAGGTCAAGAAGCGCCGCCGCTCTGAGCGTGCCGCCGATGCCGACGGGGAGAGGAGTGGGGAGCGGTCTGGAAGGACCGAGGTGACCGTTATCGACACCAGCACCGATGGGTGGAAGGCAGCCAAGCTGCTCCTCCGGAGGGGCGCTGTCTGGAAGGTGCGCGACAAGACCTCTCAGGTCTCTGAACCTGAGGAtcccaccaaggtcaagaggAGGGCTGGCTTGGTCTCAAAGATCCAAAGGGACAGagagaagcagaagcagaaggagAAAGAAGCAAACTCTTCGGTGAGTAGTCTTTATGCTCTTTAGTTTCACACTTCTACTGCTTAATCTCACATTTAGCTATTTGATTGTTTGCTTGTAGAATGTTTACTTTTTACAAGAATGTAGCATAACATGTCTCCAGTGATAATAGCAAATTGGCGCATAgatcatattttttgtttaagtTCACAATTCTGTTTGGTTCCTGCATGTATTCAGAAGTAGCTTTTGATTGACTCCTTGAGCTAATTTTGAGGATTCGATCAGAACGAACACTGAATTTGCAGTGCAGGTTGTCATTGGATTGTTTTGCTACTCATTATGTGTGTTTGTGTTGCTTTACTTGTTCAACCAAGGCACATTTAAACCTGCacactacataaattgtgtgttGATAGAAACCGATTCCAGGGTAGTCTGGTTATTGTTTGTTATGTGATTTTTGTATgcaagaaaaacatatattttatgacgTGGTAAGTTATTATCCTACTTCAGCAGACATGCATGTGTTTCTAGGTGTTTATGGTTTAGAAATATACCAGCAATGCAGAGTGCTTGCTGAGAATTGGAAAGAGTACAAATTTAGGTGATTTGAAGCACAATTATTTGTTATTCCAGCTCATGGAATTAGGAAATTTTCGTTACTTGAATGGTTTCTCTATGGAAGAATAGGTCAGATTGCGTTACTAGGattgcttttgtttttagttCTACctgattatttggttttgatGAGCATGAACACAAATTGCAATGCACACTTATGTAATCTAGTTTGCGGCTGCAATATGCTGTAGTTTCCAATAGATTCCAAGGAAGTGCAGAATGGGAATTATCTGGTTACGGCTGTTGCTTCCAAGGATGAAACAGAACATAATTGTTGGCTCATTGCAGTTTTTTGTCATTGGAATATTCACGCTCTGGATGCAAAGGAGTGTCATGCCATGTTAAACCTGTAAAATTTAGTTGTCCCTAACAGAGTTCCCTCCCCgtaaaccaaaccaaaacgCTAACCCACAGTATGGCGAAAAACCCACAGTATGGAAACCGTTATAAAAACacgtttgaaaattttgaatttaaactccaTGGTCTCTGTAGTTTTGGAGTCAAAACTGCCTGGTTTGGGGAAGTTTTCACATGGTTTGCCCAAAAACCTGGCAAGTTAATTCTAATgagaataaaaatgaaaataaatcctaaatatttaaaacatgGAAAGATAGGAAATAACTACTATGATATATTTGGTACATTTATCAcattatttacaaaatacaaaaatttgGCATGACCTCTGCTAAACGTTGGACATTTGAACAATTATAGATGACAATTCACACTTGATCAATCAATAAACAACACAATtgatatttaaaattcatgcATGTAAAATAGTAGAAATTAACTTGCCAAATTAACTAACTAAACATAAAGTAACATTAACTAACTAAACATACCAAATTACATGTACGAGGGGGACCAAGCTTCACTTTTGGGAGCCAAGGTTTTCTTGGTTCAGACATGGGAGATGGATGAAGTTATATTTCTTTGATGAGCCAGTAATGGTTCTCAATGAACAGTAGCGCACCCATCAccttttattatattttcagtATTTAGTAGGTTTTGGCTAAAACTTTGATCCTACAGAtgttatttttgcaaaatttcatCACCAAACTGCTCTACAactccatatatattgccaggaatttttatgattttttcattttaaaaaaaaaaaaactttgaactTGCCTAAACTTCATTCGAATGTACCACCGATAACCACTAATATGTTGCTGCAGTAACCGTGGTGGTTACTGGTTTTAACATGTACCCTGGTCCCTAATATCAATGAATATCTCCAATGAACATATTTGCTGTTATTTGTAGTGGTTAAATGTTTCTCTTTGCAAAATAGTATTGTCTTGGATGCTCCTAGTTAATTTGTGcagattttatttatagccAAAATGCACATACCAATGAATAGTTAGCGCTGCgcaaataaaaatgatatgtaCATCTTTCATGAAAGTAATATTCCTAATCGTAGAAGTTCATGAGATTTGGTATGCACTGTAAATTAGATAATAGTATCCAAGTATACATTATATAGATGGTCTCACTAGCTAAAGGGAGTGATAATAGCATTATTGGAAGCATTTTAACTACATCAACTTCAGGCAGATGGAATGGTGGATAAGTATTTTCCCTAATTCTTTGTATGATGTGTGTTTGTTCCAGGGTAACGTTCATGCTATTAGTGGAGATGTGATGAAAGAGTTAGATGGTCCTTTTCAAGCACTGAAAAGGTAAACAATATTGCAGGCTGGCAGCCCGAAGTTTAATAATCGATGCCTATGCTGATATGCTAAAGCTATTTTCTTGTACATACATGAACATTGCAGATCTAGATGTTCTGAGCCAGAACCAGAAGGCCAAATTATAGTGTTTCCTCATTGAAAGACTAGAAGAATGGATTACAGTAGACTTCCCTAAAGATGACTTACGAGGGAATTGAAGCCAAATTGAAGCCAATAATCACATCTTGACAACATTGTCGGTTcttcaaaatgaaaaaaaaaatccagttcATCTTACCCTGTACATCTGTTGGTATTTTCGATTGATGCCTATTAGAGATATTCCAATTGTTGATATCTGGCCTTCTGGAGCGTTAACCGTATCATGTTTGAAAATGACACATTGCtatgtcattaaaaaaaaaggttcgaGGTTGGTGGTGTTTTTCGTTTAGTTTGTTTGAACCCTTCATGCACTGAAGCTGAGAAGAcagtataaatatgatatgtaTGTTGTTAGCATAGCTGCTGCATAATTTTAGGGGATCGTATCGTGTGAACACAATCTTTATGTGCACAAACCATGCACATCAACTaacaaatgtaaaaaaaaataaatctagaatTGTAGAGAAAAATGTGCATATACTGCTAATGGTATTATACGTATGTATAAAATCACATGTTAAAATTTGTTATATAAAGAGAGCAtaaaagcaaaatatattaaattgcTTGAAACACTCGTAAACATGGTGCATTCCTTCATCCCGTCAAAGCCGGCATTCCTCCCACCACTAAACTCGTAAATCACTCGAAACTTCCACACGCACATCCACAGATGTACAGAAGTGCAGTTAATTACCccgacaaaaaataatatttgtgcGTAAAATCATGCGTGCTCCCTTATATCGTAATATAGGATGTATTTTATTgagaaaaatctaagaaaCGTCATTAACAAACGTCTAAGTTTAAGAATTATCATTGATGAATATGAGTCGtaagaaatgtcatcatataaacgaatttgtctgagaaatgacATCAGCGTTAAGTTTCAGTCCACTGTtgatactatagcacttaatgaAAAAGTATTAATagaaccctaacggcgataACATTTCTTTGTAAATTCGTTTGTATGATGACATTTTATAGAAATCACGTTCATCGATGACATTTTGTGAGGCATTTGCTGGatttctctatttttgtttggttagagaACTGTTTGATCAAAAGTATCATCATTAATATTTAACTTACATggcaataaaattataaacataaaaaatacttttgaaTACAAGTCCAATGATATATCACAATAATAGAGTAAATTCTCTTCTAACACTTATTATAAGGaataaacataatatattatatattttgaaatggaaagAGAGTACCATACAACCACACCATCGTATCAAACCAACGGCATCCACAGTTTTTAGTTTCTGGACGGCCGGGGAATTGCCATTAAGGCTTGATGATTCGATACCTACTTTCTGGTTTAGGGCAATTGATGGTGATGCTCTGGATTAGCTAAGCTAGCTCGAAATCTGCATGATTTTGGCATGCAACTACCCTGAAGTGACACCCCTCAACCATGGCTAAATACCCGTGGTACTATATATATCAGGTGATTATTTTAAcataacgaaaaataatttatgataaaaaattatatacgtattttagCGATTTGAAGGTCGAAActaaattttggcaaaaacctttaaaattaattctaattataaatttaagattaaaatttaaatattatcttaTAGGTATAATTAATAAGCATAGTCGAAAAGATGCGGCTCCGTACACGGGTAACGCGCTAGCGATCGCCGGTCAGAAATCGCAGTTTTTCCTACTTGGCGATGGCACTGCTACTTAATTGTTTTGCAGATCAACCTGCTTAATTAAAGGCCATCTTGCCGACCATTTCATGAAATACGTCCGTCCGCGTGCCTCCGCTTTGCGATCCGGGCACGGGACGGGAAAGCGAGGGAAGTAATTAACCGAGTCAATTGTACAGCTTGCCGCATGCGTGATGCGTGAGAGTGTTCAATAGGCGGCAGAAATTGTCAATGGTTGAGCTCATGGCAAATTTGGTTTCAAGCTAAAATTGACACAATCAGAATATTCTTTTCTCAAACGCACAAAAGATTTTTAcgtcaatatattagaaacaaaagataattGATATACGTCGCATACGGCTAGACCGGTCTCCAGCAGGGACCCCAGGAGAAACAACCCAAGAGGGGAGAGCCCAGACGTTAAAAGCTAATTTCCCAACAGAAACGCctaaaaagagggagaaaCACACGCTACACTAATCTCCCAACATGATGCCAAGGGGTGCTACCCCAGTGGAGGACCACATCAAGCCCTCCGAATGGATGGCTTCGAGCACATCCTGAAGAGAAGAAAGCTCATGATCGAAAAGCTGACGATTGCGTTCCATCCAGAGCTACCATGAGACGAGGAGGACAAGGGAGTCAAAGCTGGTCTGCAGATGCTTCGGAAGGAGGGCTCTCGACGAAGACCACCAGTCCTGAAGGTTGACGTCTCTAGGGAGAGAGATAGAAGTCCATCCTGCGACTGTCAGAACCCAAAACTAGAGCTGTCTAGCAAACATACAGTCTAAAAAGATGTGGTTCGTTGTCTCAGAATCTTAGGCGTAGAAGGGACACGTGAAGTGGGAATCAATGCCGCGTCTAAGGAGCAGGTCCGATGTCCAACAACGACGTTGAAAGGTGAACCAAAGAAAGAATTTGCAACACAACCAAAATATTGACACTCCGATAAGTAATTTAGTCATTCTTTGGTCTGGGATcaatatttatctataattcaCATATGTtatcaaaatattagcatCACCAAAAACTTGCCCACAATTTAGTATTACCAATATTTTGGTATGGTAGTAAACCAAACCAGCCCTAAATTTTATCCTATAATAACTGATCAAGTTAAAGTACTATTTCTCAGATCAATCATCTTTACTTTTTACTTTATTCTGATTCTTATAAACAACATCTCGCTTGATTTAATAAAAGACATTAGTTATTTTTCGTAATGCATTTTCTCTTCTGTAAAATAGTATTTAATTGGGGCAAAGCTAGGAAGAAAAATCTTGTGCTTCCCCTTattaagttatatatatatagactagAGTTCTGTTTGATTGATGAGGCGCATCTTATACTCAGGTACTACTCAAACTTGTCACAACGGAACTTtcacataattatatttttaaattcttagCTACTGATATATTAAGTAACGATAAATTAAGCAACAAATGGCCGGCATAGATGCTATAGTGGGAACGATAGACCTGGTTTTGTTCATCTGGACTGGAGgcatataaaaatgaaaatggctGTACTAGCTAGTCTACAGTAaatccatattattttttcccctAGCTCACTGGGTTCCGGAAGATCCCAATCCTTATACTCGGGTTATACGTTTGCAGTATGACTGCTTATGTCACAGTCAAACTTCTTACAGCAAGGTCAACAACTAGCTTGAAAAATGAGATatatcatctatagtcaacgTTAATAGGTAAATCatacaacaaataaaaatactattgGACATAATTTTCTAGGTGAGTATCTTGAACTCTTATTggctgattattttttaattttttaaatcattttaaatgttaattttaaaactaaactatCCCTTAACTTATTTTCAGATCTGAATTTTTTGCCACGCGATCCCACCTAGCATGTCTAAATAACAATGACATGTTAATCTTGATAACATAACAATGTTATTTGGTCATGTAGGAATACTATCACGCCAACTCCACCTGTCATGGTGATCTTATTTTGTCACGCTATATGAGTTGGCATAATTAAAATGTTCagatttgaaaataagttatgaGAGAGTCtcaaaggtttaaaaaataacaaattttttattggttATAGAGTAGTTATGGCCATATTTCTGCCTTTGGGACAAGTTTACAACCTGagtataaattagtagctattttttctctctactaACAATCTATATCTCGTCCACCTCACATATATTGAACGTACCAATATTTATAACCTGACGTAGGATTATTGTACCTCCTTTAGTAAGTGGAACCGGATAGGGAACAATGAGTTGAAACAcacggaaaaggaaaagacaaTTTAGGGGGTAAATACTATTGTCCTGTGCATAGGCTTGCTAATGGATTggatgaaaatagattaaatgaGTTGGTTTTTAATTTAACTTGTCTTTTGGTTGGGCGCAACTGAATTGCTATTTCAAATGGTTTGGATTAGATTGggttataaaaacaaatggcTTGGTATGGATTAGATTTGGTTAGGTGATTTCAAGTTCTAAATGAATTTAGCCCGTGTAGACATATGTGGaacccacatgtagaaattaatcaaatttttCACAAAGTTGCTCTTCTACGTAATAaatcatcacatcaaatttcagtcaaatttgataaatttttataatatgattgcgagtttttaaatttcaggtctgagtttatacatactaaATGGGTACATTTATTATAACCAAATGGTTTGGTGTGGATTAggctaaaatcaaagttgaattgatttggattggatgctaatgaaaaataattggtgcgagttggtttggtagactaTTTTATAAAGAGATGGATGGAGCGGATTTGAATTGAACTGAAATCCATAAGTAGGCTTAATTACCTGTGGGTGGCAAAAAGATATGTGTTAAAATGTAcgaattcaaaaaaatagttttaactcttgtaaaatcattttaaaatttctattccATGAAAAACATAGACGTATTactgtgtgtatatatagataacTAGCTAGTGAAAGCTAGCATTACCATTGCCTTTCTACTACCAAAAGAAAAACGCTAGAATCGGCGTGGAATATACCAGCTAGTATAAATAGAGTTAGAGTTGTACTGATATTGGTACATATTAATCTAGGGGCGGAAAAAACcagacatatttacaaataaaaaataatttatagataaaacttttatatacctATTTTTAGCTATCTAACAACCTAGgctaaaaagtaaattttaattaaaaacaaaaaattagatctaaatttaaaattaaaaatttaaatacatagCTGAATTATGGTAAggatatatactatatagGCGCAAGGGGAGGAACGCACCGAAGCCATGGCCCGTAATTGCTAATTCACTTTGTTGATCGGGATTCGGGAAGCACTCCGTATCAAAATGACCCATCGCGGATTTGTTGATGCATTCCGAAtccaaatattatattttttatgtctgacttgtttttttttaattcaatgtCACGTACTCTCTctactttttaatttaaaataccGTTGGTTTTCATGTACGTTTGAATATTaaccttatttaaaaattacatattaaatattttgttatgatttaatttattaaaaaatattatttaagcAAGACTTATGATTTTTcagatttgtaaaaatatttaaaacagaCGTATAGTCAAACGTAGGTTCAAAAGCTAACAacatcaaatgaaaaataagagagagtatatattttgctaAGGTTAGTACCTAATATTAATTAGGGTTCCTCAAAAACATAACCAACTTAGACGGTTGCAAAATTTACCGTGTGTGCCCGTAACAACTTGTCATGACATTGACACGGTGGGTCgtctttttacttttacttatgcttttaAGCTaagtaatttaaatttttaactttatttttcagtcttagattttagatcactaaaaatatatacatatatatcttattcataaataaatttttatttataaatataacgtttGGCTTATTCCCTCCGTCACCgcccttaaattttacaatGATCTGACGATTCTGAACCACAAACGTCGAATCGACCTAGTCTTCGTTTGGCCGGACTATGAGCAGTGCATAATTCTAGCGAGTTAATTAGCTCCACAAATCTCCCACAAGATAACACGGCCACGGGAGTGCAGCACTTAATGATACCTGCTTTTTTTGTTAGTGGACCATAAACCGATCGATAGAATAGAGCAGGAAAtcagaaactttttttttttgttgtgcaCTCTGGATCACACGAAAATCGAGAGATGAATGTCAATGCCCCACACTACTGGGATACTCAAGCTGACAACGAGATGCATATCAGCGATGACCCTGTACAcgtccatcgatcgatctgattAATCCCAGCGACGACCAACCACTgcacttaatttaattagagCAGGTAGAATAGCAGGccataagccagctataaatatattttaaagatatgagagaggagagagaaaagagttgtgctactaatttatagtgctactaatttatagtcagctacagcacgggctccaagacacagtgtgtgtatgacaagttggagtatatgttttgtagataactattatatgaattgactattgtattgactatagataaattagagccaaTAGTTGGCTacactattgaacttgctcttaacgAAGGTtgcatttaatttaatttctactCTAGCGCTCAGACGCTAATTAACGGCAACGATTGGcacacatatatgcatgatttATTCGTCTATAAATACGCGATATATGTAGCTTCACTTCTCATTGTAAGCTATAGAGAGCTCGATCAAAGAACTCGTCGACTAAAGATGGCTACCAAGTCTTTACTTCTTCTTGGTGTCGTTCTTGCATGTCTCCTCGTCTCCCAGGATGTGGTCGCTGCTAGGGAGCTCACTGAAGAAGCTCATGGTAATATATATCTGCACTATCTCTCTATCCCCCCTCACGCATATATACGTGGATCCAATGGCGAAGCTACCTAAAACCATCGTCCGGGTTAGCTCcattaaatgatataattatacATATAGATGAACAGCATTTTGttaataaattatacattTTGTCGGGTCGACTGACCCCAACAAAAGGGTCTAGCTCTGG contains the following coding sequences:
- the LOC102702109 gene encoding arp2/3 complex-activating protein rickA; amino-acid sequence: MPCCSAVLSAAAAAAAASRTPPWLHRLHAKGGLSFPSNLHIDDLLYGQRRGLPPPPPAPPSSSAVPKEPPPSTKPKQPKTKQQQQQQPPPPPPQKPPQGSTNPSLPNPSSSSNPQPPQLQLSNVVADLFVTPSSAPLPLQSIKAFRKQNRPRPRLDKSSRPTKANKDKAKVKVKKRRRSERAADADGERSGERSGRTEVTVIDTSTDGWKAAKLLLRRGAVWKVRDKTSQVSEPEDPTKVKRRAGLVSKIQRDREKQKQKEKEANSSGNVHAISGDVMKELDGPFQALKRSRCSEPEPEGQIIVFPH